AGTTCGAGTGCGATCGAAACAATGTGTACGGCGGCCGCATCCGTTTTTTCTGGAACGTCGGCCGCCCCCTCATCCTGCGCGACGAGGCGATTCTGGTACTGCACAAGGTGGGCGCGATGGGCGCCGGTTTCTTTGCGCAGTCGGAGGGAGCGTTTCTGGCCAGCCGCACCCTGTTGACTGAGCGCGATCCTGAGAACATCCGGTTCGAGACCCGCCCCGTTGGGGATGTCGGGCTGCGCGCACCTGGGGGTGGAGGACGGGTCGCCGAAGAACAGTCCATCGCCGCATTGAGCGACGGCTCCCTTGTGTGCGTGTACCGCACGATTGACGGCTGGCCCGCCTGCGCCTACAGCCGCGATGCCGGCCGAACCTGGACTCCGCCGGACTACCTCAGGTGGCGGCCCGGCGGTGCGCGGGTGAAGCACCCTCGCGCTGCGAACTTCATCTGGCGATGCTCGAATGGCATGTTCCTCTACTGGTTCCATAATCACGGGGGACGGTTCATCGGCGAGCTCGGGGCGGCCGGCCGGGCCGGCCGCAGTCCCTACGACGACCGAAACCCCGCCTGGTGCATGGCCGGACGGGAAGTGAGCACGCCGGACGGTCTGCGCCTCGAATGGTCGCAGCCTGAGATTCTCCTGTACGACGACGACCCTTTCATCCGCCTCAGCTATCCGGACCTCATCGAGGAGGAGGATGGCGCCATGTACATCACCGAGTCGCAAAAGACCCTTGCCCGCGTCCATGAAATTCCGCCCGGGCTGCTGCATGGCCTTTTCGCCCAGTTCACCAACAGCCTGATCGCCACCAACGGCCTCGCGCTCACGCTACCGCCGAATGGCGCGGCCATGCCCCCGGAGTTTAGGATGCCGCGCCTGCCAGAACTCATCCGGCGGTCCCCTCAGCCCCCCTACCCCGGGCTCCGCCAACGCACCGGGTTTTCTCTGGAAATCGCGGTGGAGCCGGCCGCCACATCTGCCGACATCCTCTTGTTCGACACTTGGACCCCCGACGGCCGCGGTCTGCAACTGCGAAGGACAGACGACAACGCACTCGAACTGCTCCTCGGTGATGGACGGCAAACGTGCAGCTGGCGCACCTGCCGCGGCGCGGCCGCGGCCGACCGACCCGTCCACGTCGTCGCCACTGTGGACGGTGGGCCCAACATTGTGATGTTCGTCGTCAATGGCGTCCTGGACGACGGCGGCGACGAGCGGCAATTCGGTTGGGGCCGTTTCAGCCCCACCCTTCGCGAGGCCAACGGAGCCGAGCAGGCCCGAATCGGTCCGTCAGTCCGCCTTGTCCGCGTCTATCGGCGGGCGCTGAGCACCAGCGAGGCGGTCGGCAACTGGCGGGCGTGGATGCTCACCCGCCGCCGCTGATCACTTGCCCGGCAGAGTGGAGCTTGCCGGCACCGCCCTCCGCCCCCGCCCGTGTGCGGGCTCGGAGGATTATTCGGTGAGGGTCTTTGGCGTCGGTGAGGCTCGCACCGCTTTCCGGCGTCAACGCGCTCCGCTATTCTGCCGCCGTCCATCCCAGGCGGATACCAATCATGCGACCGCATCACATTCAACGCGTGCTGTTCCCGGCCGAGGCGATCGCGCGCCGTGTCGCAGAACTCGCCGGTGAAATCGCCCAAACGACGCCCGGCCCCGAGCTGTGCGTAATCGGCATCCTGCGCGGTAGCTTCGTGTTTCTGGCCGATCTGATCCGCTGCTTTCATCATCACCGGCTCCGCCCGCGCCTCGACTTCACGCTGCTGCAGAGCTACGGCGGCCAAACCTGCTCCTCCGGTGAGATCCGCGTGTTGCGCGACTTTGACTTGGATGTTCGCGGGCGGGACACGCTTATCGTCGATGACATCCTGGACACCGGCCGCACGCTCGCGTTTGCGGCCGGGCGCGCACGGGAGCGCGGCGCCGCGCGCGTGCGCACTTGCGTGTTACTCGACAAGCCCGCGCGCCGCGTGGTGCCGATCCGCGCGGATTTCGTCGCGTTCACCTGTCCCGATGAGTTCGTTGTCGGCTACGGCCTCGACTACGACTCCCTCTATCGCGATCTGCCCTGGATCGCGGCGGTCACCTTCACCGACGACATGTCCCCCGCTGACCGGGCGCGCGTCGGCACACAACCGGAGTCGCAGAGATGAAACCACACCGCGGTCCGCTGCTCAGCGCGATGCTCGCGCTTACCGCCGCCGCGGCCGGCAATGACACGATTTGTATCTCCGGCATCCGGCCGCATCTGGCGGTCTTCAACCCCTATGGCGAATGCGGCATCGGAGCGGTCGTGCCTTGGGCCGGCCGCCTGTGGTGGATCACCTACCCGCCCCACTACCGCACCGGCAGCGAAGACGGCCTCTA
Above is a genomic segment from Kiritimatiellia bacterium containing:
- the hpt gene encoding hypoxanthine phosphoribosyltransferase; the protein is MRPHHIQRVLFPAEAIARRVAELAGEIAQTTPGPELCVIGILRGSFVFLADLIRCFHHHRLRPRLDFTLLQSYGGQTCSSGEIRVLRDFDLDVRGRDTLIVDDILDTGRTLAFAAGRARERGAARVRTCVLLDKPARRVVPIRADFVAFTCPDEFVVGYGLDYDSLYRDLPWIAAVTFTDDMSPADRARVGTQPESQR